From the genome of Brevibacterium sp. JSBI002, one region includes:
- the sucB gene encoding 2-oxoglutarate dehydrogenase, E2 component, dihydrolipoamide succinyltransferase has protein sequence MSNSVQMPALGESVTEGTVTRWLKEVGEEVEVDEPLLEVSTDKVDTEIPSPYAGTLEKILAEEDDVVEVGGDLAYIGDGSGASSDDEEPAEEPAEASAEEAPAEEASAEEAPAEEAPADEAPAADEAPAEESAPAASDSASSEGTEITMPALGESVTEGTVTRWLKEVGEEVEVDEPLLEVSTDKVDTEVPSPVAGVVQAHLADEDDTVEVGAPLARIGSGAPAESAPAEEAPKEEAPAEEAPKEEAPAEEAPKEEAPAEEAPKQEAPKEEAPKQESAPKPAADASAQSASAAQAEEPVEAAAQAPAAADTVGENAAYVTPLVRRLAREKGVDLSQVTGTGVGGRIRKQDVESAAKNGPAAAPAAQSGASAGAPKAPFKVEIPEEAAKLRGTTEKASRIRQTIAKRMSESLDVSAQLTQVIEVDMSRVVKLRKANKEAFQAKHGSKLTYLPFFAKAIVEALQVHPKVNAQYDLESQQITYFDHEHLAVAVDTPRGLLVPVIKDAGDLSVAGLSKAIDDVADRTRSNKIMPDELSGGTFTVTNIGSVGALFDTPIINQPQMGIIGTGAIVRRPIAVKTADGDEAIAIRDMVYLPLTYNHQLVDGADAGRFLQTIKARLEEGNFEADLDL, from the coding sequence ATGTCGAATTCCGTTCAGATGCCGGCTCTCGGAGAGTCGGTCACCGAGGGCACTGTCACTCGCTGGCTCAAGGAAGTGGGCGAAGAAGTCGAGGTAGACGAACCGTTGCTCGAGGTGTCGACCGACAAGGTCGACACTGAGATCCCGAGCCCGTACGCCGGCACCCTCGAGAAGATCCTGGCCGAAGAAGATGACGTGGTCGAGGTCGGCGGCGACCTCGCCTACATCGGCGACGGCAGCGGCGCTTCATCCGACGACGAGGAACCCGCCGAGGAGCCTGCTGAGGCTTCGGCCGAAGAAGCCCCTGCTGAAGAGGCTTCGGCCGAGGAAGCCCCTGCTGAAGAGGCTCCCGCTGACGAAGCACCGGCAGCCGATGAGGCACCGGCGGAGGAGTCGGCCCCTGCCGCTTCGGATTCCGCATCCTCCGAAGGCACCGAGATCACGATGCCCGCGCTCGGCGAATCCGTCACCGAGGGCACCGTGACCCGCTGGCTCAAGGAGGTCGGTGAAGAGGTCGAGGTCGACGAACCGCTTCTCGAGGTCTCCACCGACAAGGTCGACACCGAGGTCCCCTCCCCCGTTGCCGGAGTCGTTCAGGCTCACCTGGCGGACGAGGACGACACCGTCGAGGTCGGCGCGCCTCTGGCCCGCATCGGTTCCGGTGCCCCGGCCGAATCCGCACCGGCCGAGGAAGCTCCGAAGGAGGAAGCCCCCGCCGAGGAAGCTCCGAAGGAGGAAGCCCCCGCCGAGGAAGCTCCGAAGGAGGAAGCCCCCGCTGAAGAGGCTCCGAAACAGGAAGCCCCCAAGGAGGAGGCGCCGAAGCAGGAATCGGCTCCCAAGCCGGCCGCAGACGCGTCGGCGCAGTCGGCTTCTGCCGCTCAGGCCGAAGAGCCGGTGGAGGCCGCTGCACAGGCACCTGCCGCCGCCGACACCGTCGGCGAGAACGCTGCCTACGTCACTCCCCTCGTGCGCCGTCTGGCCCGCGAGAAGGGTGTCGATCTCTCGCAGGTCACCGGCACCGGAGTGGGCGGACGCATCCGCAAGCAGGATGTCGAGTCGGCGGCGAAGAACGGCCCTGCTGCCGCTCCCGCGGCACAGTCCGGCGCATCGGCCGGGGCACCGAAGGCTCCGTTCAAGGTCGAGATCCCCGAGGAGGCTGCGAAGCTGCGCGGCACCACGGAGAAGGCCTCGCGTATCCGCCAGACCATCGCCAAGCGCATGAGCGAGTCCCTCGATGTCTCCGCTCAGCTCACGCAGGTCATCGAAGTGGATATGTCTCGCGTCGTCAAGCTGCGCAAGGCCAACAAGGAAGCGTTCCAGGCCAAGCACGGTTCGAAGCTGACCTACCTGCCGTTCTTCGCCAAGGCCATCGTCGAAGCGCTTCAGGTGCACCCGAAGGTCAACGCCCAGTACGATCTCGAGTCGCAACAGATCACCTACTTCGATCACGAGCACCTGGCCGTCGCGGTCGATACCCCGCGCGGACTGCTCGTGCCCGTGATCAAGGATGCCGGTGATCTCAGCGTCGCAGGTCTGTCAAAGGCCATCGACGATGTCGCTGACCGGACTCGCAGCAACAAGATCATGCCGGACGAGCTCTCGGGCGGAACCTTCACGGTGACCAACATCGGTTCCGTCGGGGCGCTGTTCGACACGCCGATCATCAACCAGCCGCAGATGGGCATCATCGGCACGGGCGCGATCGTTCGCCGTCCCATCGCCGTGAAGACGGCCGACGGTGACGAGGCGATCGCCATCCGCGACATGGTGTACCTGCCGTTGACCTACAACCACCAGTTGGTCGACGGTGCGGATGCAGGACGATTCCTGCAGACCATCAAGGCACGTCTGGAAGAAGGCAACTTCGAGGCCGATCTCGACCTCTGA
- the lipB gene encoding lipoyl(octanoyl) transferase LipB: protein MPLATETLGFAPVLSDYRQTWELQKRYHDEVLAGDRRSTILLLEHSPVYTAGKRTEDFERPTDGTDVIDVDRGGKITWHGPGQLVAYCIYKLNDPKEVRLFVSQLEDAMIRLLSEYEIEATTIEGRAGVWLRGDELRRDRKIGAIGIRIHEGVTMHGLALNCSNDLGAYESIIPCGITDADTTSISAELGRTVTPEDVAQRLDETLHETITA, encoded by the coding sequence ATGCCCCTGGCCACAGAAACGCTCGGGTTCGCCCCTGTCCTCTCGGACTATCGGCAGACTTGGGAATTGCAGAAGAGATACCACGACGAAGTGCTCGCAGGCGACCGTCGGTCGACGATCCTGCTCCTCGAGCATTCCCCGGTTTATACGGCCGGCAAACGCACCGAGGACTTCGAACGGCCCACCGACGGCACCGATGTCATCGACGTCGACCGCGGCGGGAAGATCACCTGGCACGGTCCCGGACAGCTGGTCGCCTACTGCATCTACAAGCTCAACGACCCCAAAGAGGTCCGACTCTTCGTGTCCCAACTCGAGGATGCGATGATCCGACTGCTCTCCGAATACGAGATCGAGGCGACCACGATCGAAGGCCGTGCCGGTGTCTGGCTGCGCGGCGACGAACTCCGTCGTGACCGCAAGATCGGCGCCATCGGCATCCGCATCCACGAAGGCGTGACGATGCACGGCCTGGCCCTGAACTGCAGCAACGACCTCGGCGCCTATGAGTCCATCATCCCGTGTGGGATCACAGACGCCGACACCACGTCCATCAGTGCTGAGCTCGGTCGCACGGTCACTCCCGAAGATGTGGCGCAGCGACTCGACGAAACCCTGCACGAGACCATCACCGCTTAG
- a CDS encoding DUF4191 domain-containing protein produces the protein MSEEPRKGLFRRKPKDPNKKPGRLAQMRQVYELSAKHNKATPWLLAAAILGCTLIGLLIGLLIGGTTAIFTTILGFMVGLLLGMFMLGRFAETAAFAQMDGQPGAFGAVLNTARRGYLMDEKPIAVDPKSRDLVFRSTGRAGVVLLSEGPKGRSAKLLAKEKKRHERILPNVPVHTFQGGKEEGQLAMKQVVPAVQKLPRKLNRAEVLAVRNRLAALGTQGTRPPIPKGIDPNKARPNHKAMRGR, from the coding sequence ATGAGCGAAGAACCGCGTAAGGGACTGTTCCGGCGCAAGCCGAAGGATCCGAACAAGAAGCCCGGTCGACTGGCGCAGATGCGTCAGGTCTACGAGCTGTCCGCCAAACACAACAAAGCGACCCCGTGGCTGCTGGCCGCGGCGATCCTCGGATGCACGCTCATCGGTCTGCTGATCGGTCTGCTCATCGGCGGCACCACCGCGATCTTCACGACGATCCTCGGCTTCATGGTCGGTCTGCTGTTGGGGATGTTCATGCTCGGCCGCTTCGCCGAGACCGCCGCTTTCGCTCAGATGGACGGGCAGCCGGGAGCCTTCGGCGCCGTTCTCAACACGGCCCGCCGCGGCTACCTGATGGATGAGAAGCCGATCGCCGTCGATCCGAAGAGCCGCGACCTCGTGTTCCGGTCCACCGGTCGTGCCGGCGTCGTGCTGCTGAGCGAAGGTCCGAAGGGACGCAGCGCGAAGCTGCTGGCCAAGGAGAAGAAGCGCCACGAACGCATCCTCCCCAATGTTCCGGTGCACACCTTCCAGGGCGGCAAGGAAGAGGGCCAGCTCGCGATGAAGCAGGTCGTCCCGGCCGTGCAGAAGCTGCCGCGCAAGCTCAACCGCGCCGAGGTCCTGGCCGTGCGCAATCGTCTGGCTGCTCTCGGGACGCAGGGCACGCGCCCGCCGATCCCGAAGGGCATCGACCCGAACAAGGCCCGCCCGAACCACAAGGCGATGCGCGGACGCTGA
- the lipA gene encoding lipoyl synthase produces the protein MTIAPEGRRMLRVEARNSETPIEDKPAWIKAKAHIGPEYTALKSLVRKQELHTVCEEAGCPNIFECWEDREATFLIGGEQCTRRCDFCQIDTGRPAEFDADEPRRVAASVAEMGLRYSTITGVARDDLEDGGAWLYAETVRQIHDLSYVDGRGTGVELLIPDFNAKPDQLAEVFSSRPEVLAHNVETVPRIFKRIRPAFRYERSLSVITQAREAGLVTKSNLILGMGETNDEIISALQDLHDAGCDLITITQYLRPSPRHHPVTRWVKPADFVMLRDAAEEIGFLGVMSGPLVRSSYRAGRLWATAMRRRGEEIPSHLAHLDKHTPAKQEAQAVVDTFGPGEEVDLTAEQ, from the coding sequence ATGACGATCGCACCAGAGGGCCGCCGCATGCTCCGCGTCGAAGCCCGCAACTCCGAAACTCCCATCGAGGACAAGCCGGCCTGGATCAAGGCGAAGGCCCATATCGGCCCCGAGTACACCGCGCTGAAGTCGCTCGTGCGCAAGCAGGAGCTGCACACGGTCTGCGAAGAGGCAGGCTGCCCGAACATCTTCGAATGCTGGGAAGATCGCGAAGCGACCTTCCTCATCGGCGGTGAACAGTGCACCCGGCGCTGTGACTTCTGCCAGATCGACACCGGACGACCGGCCGAATTCGACGCTGACGAACCTCGCCGCGTGGCCGCCTCGGTGGCTGAGATGGGTCTGCGCTACTCGACGATCACCGGTGTGGCACGAGACGACCTCGAAGACGGCGGCGCCTGGCTCTATGCCGAGACCGTGCGTCAGATCCACGACCTTTCGTATGTCGACGGTCGCGGCACCGGCGTCGAGCTGCTCATCCCCGATTTCAATGCCAAGCCGGATCAGCTCGCCGAGGTGTTCTCCTCCCGCCCCGAGGTGCTCGCGCACAATGTCGAAACGGTTCCGCGCATCTTCAAGCGCATCCGTCCCGCTTTCCGCTACGAACGGTCGCTGTCGGTGATCACTCAGGCCCGTGAGGCCGGTCTGGTCACTAAATCGAACCTCATCCTCGGGATGGGTGAGACGAACGACGAGATCATCTCCGCACTCCAGGACCTCCACGATGCCGGCTGCGACCTCATCACCATCACGCAGTACCTGCGTCCCTCTCCCCGGCACCATCCCGTCACCCGGTGGGTCAAGCCCGCCGATTTCGTGATGCTGCGCGATGCCGCAGAGGAGATCGGCTTCCTCGGTGTCATGTCGGGTCCGCTCGTGCGTTCGTCGTACCGTGCCGGTCGCCTGTGGGCCACCGCCATGCGCCGTCGTGGAGAGGAGATCCCCTCGCATCTGGCGCACCTGGACAAGCACACGCCCGCCAAGCAGGAGGCGCAGGCCGTTGTGGATACCTTCGGCCCCGGCGAAGAGGTAGACTTGACTGCTGAGCAATGA
- the glnA gene encoding type I glutamate--ammonia ligase, translating to MFSSAEELVNYISDNDVKFVDVRFCDLPGVVQHFNLPAASYGTEEITEGLLFDGSSITGFQGIHESDMKLLADVTSAYIDPFREAKTLVVTHSIVDPFTDEPYSRDPRQVAAKAEAYLESTGIADTVFFGAEAEFYLFDSIRYENTPGGSFYKIGSQEAAWNTGSDEVGGNQGYKTPFKGGYFPVSPQDQYADVRDKMSLTLEEIGFEMERAHHEVGTAGQQEINYKFKTLQHAGDQLLDFKYVIKNTAFELGKSATFMPKPLFDDNGSGMHCHQSLWKNGEPLFYDENGYGGLSDLARWYIGGLIEHAGAVLAFTNPTINSYRRLVPGYEAPVNLVYSARNRSAAIRIPVTGSSPKAKRLEFRVPDPSSNPYLAFSAQLMAGLDGIRNRIEPPEPIDKDLYELPPEEAKDIKLVPGTLDEALNELEKDHDFLTAGDVFTPDLIETWIRIKRENELDVARLRPTPTEFELYYAL from the coding sequence GTGTTCTCGTCTGCTGAAGAACTCGTCAACTACATATCGGACAATGACGTCAAATTCGTCGATGTCCGGTTCTGCGACCTGCCCGGTGTGGTCCAGCACTTCAATCTCCCCGCCGCCTCATACGGCACCGAGGAGATCACCGAAGGTCTGCTCTTCGACGGGTCCTCCATCACAGGCTTCCAGGGCATCCACGAATCCGATATGAAACTGCTGGCCGATGTCACCTCCGCGTACATCGACCCCTTCCGTGAGGCCAAGACGCTGGTCGTCACGCACTCGATCGTCGATCCGTTCACCGATGAGCCCTACTCCCGCGATCCCCGGCAGGTCGCGGCCAAGGCCGAGGCCTACCTCGAATCCACTGGGATCGCCGACACTGTCTTCTTCGGCGCCGAGGCCGAGTTCTACCTCTTCGACTCCATCCGCTACGAGAACACTCCCGGCGGCAGCTTCTACAAGATCGGCTCACAGGAAGCTGCGTGGAACACCGGTTCTGACGAGGTCGGCGGAAACCAGGGCTACAAGACCCCGTTCAAGGGCGGCTACTTCCCGGTCTCGCCGCAGGATCAGTACGCAGATGTCCGCGACAAGATGTCGCTGACGCTCGAGGAGATCGGCTTCGAGATGGAGCGGGCGCACCATGAGGTCGGCACCGCCGGTCAGCAGGAGATCAACTACAAGTTCAAGACGCTCCAGCACGCAGGCGATCAGTTGCTCGACTTCAAGTACGTGATCAAGAACACCGCTTTCGAGCTCGGCAAGTCCGCGACCTTCATGCCCAAGCCGCTCTTCGACGACAACGGCTCCGGCATGCACTGCCACCAGTCGCTGTGGAAGAACGGCGAGCCGCTGTTCTACGACGAGAACGGCTACGGCGGACTCTCCGACCTGGCTCGCTGGTACATCGGAGGACTCATCGAGCACGCCGGGGCGGTGCTGGCGTTCACGAACCCGACTATCAACTCCTACCGCCGCCTCGTGCCCGGCTATGAGGCTCCGGTCAACCTCGTCTACTCCGCGCGCAACCGTTCTGCCGCGATCCGCATTCCGGTGACCGGATCCTCACCGAAGGCCAAGCGGCTCGAGTTCCGCGTTCCGGACCCCTCGTCGAACCCCTACCTCGCCTTCTCGGCCCAGCTCATGGCCGGACTCGACGGAATCCGCAACCGCATCGAACCGCCGGAGCCCATCGACAAGGACCTCTACGAGCTTCCGCCTGAGGAGGCCAAGGACATCAAGCTTGTCCCCGGCACCCTCGACGAGGCGCTCAACGAGCTGGAGAAGGATCACGACTTCCTCACCGCCGGCGATGTGTTCACTCCCGACCTCATCGAGACGTGGATCCGCATCAAGCGTGAGAACGAACTCGATGTCGCTCGCCTGCGTCCGACACCGACGGAGTTCGAGCTCTACTACGCACTCTGA
- a CDS encoding RDD family protein, whose amino-acid sequence MINRDDLGSWLEGPRFDREVDDWPGKRLGLPVNGSHSLAPAWKRILALLVDWLMCLAIANLIDPANPILAPAFFALENFVLVGTLGYSVGHRLFGIEVRRLDGHVPGLIKSLIRAVLVVLVIPALIFNRDNRGVHDLAAGTVILRR is encoded by the coding sequence GTGATCAATCGTGACGACCTTGGTTCCTGGCTCGAAGGACCCCGGTTCGACAGGGAAGTAGACGACTGGCCCGGAAAGCGGCTGGGTCTGCCTGTCAACGGCTCGCATTCTCTGGCCCCGGCGTGGAAGCGAATCCTCGCCCTGCTCGTCGACTGGCTGATGTGTCTGGCGATCGCCAATCTCATCGATCCGGCGAATCCGATCCTCGCGCCCGCGTTCTTCGCCCTCGAGAATTTCGTGCTCGTGGGAACTCTCGGGTATTCGGTTGGCCATCGTCTCTTCGGCATCGAAGTCCGGCGCCTCGACGGCCACGTGCCGGGACTGATCAAGTCGCTCATCCGCGCCGTTCTCGTCGTGCTCGTCATTCCGGCGCTGATCTTCAACCGCGACAACCGCGGAGTCCACGACCTTGCGGCAGGAACCGTCATCCTCCGCCGCTGA